In Isosphaera pallida ATCC 43644, the sequence GTGCAACTGCTACGCCAGGCGGGCATGGACGAGGTGGCGGTGTTTCAAACTGGCCCCTGGTTGTTGAATCTGACCGCCCGCGAGTTCTTCGACCGCGTGCTGATTCGGCAATTCCAGGCGCGCGGGATCGTGGAAGGTCCCAACTTTATGTTCGGCAAGGATCGCGGCGGCGATCCCGAGCGGCTGGCGGGTTGGTGCAAGGAGTCCGGCGTGGTCTTCGAGGTGGTGGCCGCCGTTCGTGAAGGCACTGTTGGATTTGAGGCGTGGCGGCCCTCAGAGAACGATCCTCGCCTGTTGGAACCTTCTAAGCAGGCGGGGTCCCAAGGCGATCCATTCCACGCGCCGGTATCCTCCTCGCGGATTCGCGGCCTGATCGACGCTGGACGGGTCGAAGAGGCGGCCCACTGGTTGGGCCGCCCCCACCGTTTGGAAGGCCGGGTGGTCGGAGGCGCACAACGAGGGCGGGAACTGGGTTTTCCCACGGCCAACCTTGAGGCCATCGTCGAGATGATCCCAGCCGATGGCGTTTACGCAGCCCTCGCTCACGTCGGTCCTCATCAACGCGACCTCGACGCCGATCCCACCGGACGTCTCGCCGAGGAATGGGAGTCTGGACGCCTCGCCCCCTCCCTCCTGCGCGCCGCGGCGGTCCATGTGGGACCCAACGCCACCTTCGGCGTCAATCAACGATCGGTCGAAGCCTTTTTGCTCGACTTCCAGGGGGACCTTTACGGCCACCGTCTCGCGTTGGATCTGATCGCCCAACTCCGGCACTCCCAAAAGTTCGATTCGGTTGAGGGTTTGATTGCTCGTATGAATGTCGATGTCGAACTGACCCGCGCCTTGACGTTGCAACCGCTCGCTGAAGCGGCTTGGGAGCGGAGGACGAACCTCCAATAAGAGGTTTTCCGACATGGTGGGCATTGATTGGGTTCACCTTGGGGAGGATGCTGTTCCACATCCTTGGAACCATCACAAGCCGACGAGCCAAGCGGCTGGAGACCTCCTCTGAGAAACCTTTGCTCAAAACAGCGCTGTTTTCCGCGTTCTGGTGGGTCATCGCCTGAATGGTCAGCCTAACCCTGGCGGCTGTTCCCGGCCACGATTGGAACGCATTGGTGCAAACCTCGTTCCGTGGCTTTGGCCGAGGATGGTTCCCCTACGCCGATTGGACCACTGGATTGGTCACTGGCTACTGGTAAGGCCAAGCATGTCTGGAACCGCCCGCCGTTTGGTGGCAATCATGTTCATGGTTCGTTCAGGACGAGGCGTTGCCGTTGGGGCGAGGCGTGGGGGCGACGATCACCAGGCGGGGTGGCGGGCGGCGGCTGTTGAGGAACGCGCACGACCAGGCGATCGCGTCGCCTGAACTGGCCCGATCGGCTGCCCAGGACGCCACGGCGTGGGTCTCCTCCATCCCGCCTGGGTGGCCAGG encodes:
- a CDS encoding bifunctional riboflavin kinase/FAD synthetase; amino-acid sequence: MIPIRDFTPLPTEVRGAVLSIGNFDGVHRGHRVLLERVRALANQLGGPALALTFDPHPLALLKPDRVPATLTRLARRVQLLRQAGMDEVAVFQTGPWLLNLTAREFFDRVLIRQFQARGIVEGPNFMFGKDRGGDPERLAGWCKESGVVFEVVAAVREGTVGFEAWRPSENDPRLLEPSKQAGSQGDPFHAPVSSSRIRGLIDAGRVEEAAHWLGRPHRLEGRVVGGAQRGRELGFPTANLEAIVEMIPADGVYAALAHVGPHQRDLDADPTGRLAEEWESGRLAPSLLRAAAVHVGPNATFGVNQRSVEAFLLDFQGDLYGHRLALDLIAQLRHSQKFDSVEGLIARMNVDVELTRALTLQPLAEAAWERRTNLQ